A region from the Benincasa hispida cultivar B227 chromosome 12, ASM972705v1, whole genome shotgun sequence genome encodes:
- the LOC120068352 gene encoding probable plastid-lipid-associated protein 11, chloroplastic isoform X2: protein MAKSLCLPSLPFISPSSIRTHLSHLPKISCSSVSIQSQSVKEKLLNLISDQERGLKTQKSPQKLDSIVKSIDALASLGRNSVTTDDSLSATWRLLWTTEKEQLFIIEKAHLFGTQAGDVLQVIDVQKKSLNNVITFPPDGVFFVRSNIEVASSQRVNFRFTSAVLRGKNWEIPLPPFGQGLTQYTSMMRSEL, encoded by the exons ATGGCCAAATCCCTCTGTCTTCCATCTCTCCCCTTCATTTCCCCTTCTTCCATTAGAACCCATCTCTCTCACCTCCCCAAAATCTCTTGCTCTTCCGTATCCATTCAATCTCAATCAGTCAAAGAAAAGCTTCTTAACCTCATATCTGACCAAGAAAGAGGTCTCAAGACCCAGAAAAGCCCTCAGAAACTTGATTCAATTGTGAAATCAATCGACGCCTTGGCTTCTCTGGGCCGTAATTCTGTTACTACGGACGATTCCCTTTCTGCCACATGGCGTCTTCTGTGGACTACTGAGAAAGAGCAGCTGTTCATCATTGAGAAGGCTCACTTGTTTGGTACTCAAGCTGGAGACGTTTTGCAGGTCATTGATGTACAGAAAAAGAGTCTCAATAATGTCATCACTTTTCCTCCAGATGGGGTTTTCTTCGTTCGATCAAACATTGAAGTTGCTTCCTCTCAGAGAGTGAATTTTAG ATTTACGAGTGCTGTTCTGCGAGGAAAAAACTGGGAGATTCCTTTGCCACCGTTTGGACAGG GTTTGACACAGTATACCTCGATGATGAGATCCGAGTTGTAA
- the LOC120068352 gene encoding probable plastid-lipid-associated protein 11, chloroplastic isoform X1 codes for MAKSLCLPSLPFISPSSIRTHLSHLPKISCSSVSIQSQSVKEKLLNLISDQERGLKTQKSPQKLDSIVKSIDALASLGRNSVTTDDSLSATWRLLWTTEKEQLFIIEKAHLFGTQAGDVLQVIDVQKKSLNNVITFPPDGVFFVRSNIEVASSQRVNFRFTSAVLRGKNWEIPLPPFGQGWFDTVYLDDEIRVVKDIRGDYLIVERAPYTWKE; via the exons ATGGCCAAATCCCTCTGTCTTCCATCTCTCCCCTTCATTTCCCCTTCTTCCATTAGAACCCATCTCTCTCACCTCCCCAAAATCTCTTGCTCTTCCGTATCCATTCAATCTCAATCAGTCAAAGAAAAGCTTCTTAACCTCATATCTGACCAAGAAAGAGGTCTCAAGACCCAGAAAAGCCCTCAGAAACTTGATTCAATTGTGAAATCAATCGACGCCTTGGCTTCTCTGGGCCGTAATTCTGTTACTACGGACGATTCCCTTTCTGCCACATGGCGTCTTCTGTGGACTACTGAGAAAGAGCAGCTGTTCATCATTGAGAAGGCTCACTTGTTTGGTACTCAAGCTGGAGACGTTTTGCAGGTCATTGATGTACAGAAAAAGAGTCTCAATAATGTCATCACTTTTCCTCCAGATGGGGTTTTCTTCGTTCGATCAAACATTGAAGTTGCTTCCTCTCAGAGAGTGAATTTTAG ATTTACGAGTGCTGTTCTGCGAGGAAAAAACTGGGAGATTCCTTTGCCACCGTTTGGACAGGGTTG GTTTGACACAGTATACCTCGATGATGAGATCCGAGTTGTAAAAGATATCCGAGGTGATTATTTGATCGTCGAACGTGCTCCCTACACTTGGAAAGAATGA